The proteins below are encoded in one region of Neodiprion virginianus isolate iyNeoVirg1 chromosome 7, iyNeoVirg1.1, whole genome shotgun sequence:
- the LOC124309306 gene encoding GRIP and coiled-coil domain-containing protein 1 isoform X2, translating into MEKTSKKELWEIVDKQRQKLTKYENRLRDIVPAYESLIKEKEALEESLKAFILKTKADVDKNDKPSDLKTGTEPVPNSKKEASQPETVEQLKTQLSALMNSLATLSAEKSKMEANFQSDKKQLRTEREEYEKVIRELREKLKQAQKETRSEVEHVKYKLIMERHEREKEQADHSAMIKYIYLTCMKNAFDHCWELQRLLNDERCAKEQLENQVRDLKINVASKEQSKLLEAELEIARNKLKQAEAAAKETPPLLLSLQSEMASLKQQHRNAIQEEQKRASAAEQQARILAMTHESRVAGLEARLAELSETVGGYDRLRHQDQQAIQKLKDQLANLQGAGCKDKETGRFENDPEEIAAKIKKLYARMSDLANQDKSSDIKSKLNLRDVNEDLEYKEKFEKLEQEFEDFKLKTSAQLRHAIPDSSLNKERDKITASESNESGNYKLQLNAAKLQVKNLEERLRRSHADIINKEKECKSQLENQQQLLREERLKSERSLSLKENEFRGKISTLEHQLQRQRERTLVLIQEKDQEIQTLKSSFHALLPKKASSGDQEDRSKSPTPDNISEPAVDLVTGLLTADSPPMLHYAQELARREVQVSGLRKSNMKMEADIREKHREYIKATERHREELKRLENEVTRLKAYKSREGANLEYLKNVVLNYLLTNDASSKRHMLNAIATILHFTPEEVEKIRHLKRH; encoded by the exons atggaaaaaactaGCAAGAAGGAGCTCTGGGAAATCGTAGACAAGCAGAGGCAAAAGCTAACCAAGTATGAAAACCGTTTGAGAG ATATCGTGCCGGCGTACGAAAGTCTaataaaggaaaaagaagCCCTAGAAGAAAGCCTCAAAGCTTTTATCCTTAAAACTAAGGCTGACgttgataaaaatgataaaccGTCGGATTTGAAAACTGGCACTGAACCG GTGCCCAATTCTAAAAAAGAAGCAAGCCAACCAGAGACTGTGGAGCAGTTAAAAACTCAGCTTAGTGCCCTGATGAATTCACTAGCAACTCTTTCGgcagaaaaatcaaaaatggagGCGAATTTTCAGTCTGATAAAAAACAGCTGCGTACGGAAAGAGAAGAA tATGAAAAAGTTATCAGAGagttgagagaaaaattaaaacaggCACAAAAAGAGACACGCTCCGAGGTTGAACATGTTAAGTATAAACTGATCATGGAACGGCATGAACGGGAAAAGGAGCAAGCTGATCATTCCGCAATGATTAAGTACATATACCTCACTTGTATGAAGAATGCTTTCGACCATTGTTG GGAACTGCAAAGACTGCTCAATGACGAAAGATGCGCCAAAGAACAGTTGGAAAACCAAGTTAGAGATCTAAAGATCAATGTCGCGAGTAAAGAGCAAAGTAAGTTGCTAGAGGCGGAGTTAGAAATTGCTaggaataaattgaaacaagCAGAGGCAGCTGCAAAAGAAACTCCTCCACTGCTGCTTTCTTTACAATCTGAAATGGCGAGTTTAAAACAACAACATCGCAATGCAATTCAAGAG GAACAAAAAAGAGCCTCTGCCGCAGAACAACAGGCAAGAATTCTAGCAATGACGCATGAATCCCGAGTTGCTGGGTTGGAGGCTCGATTAGCAGAATTATCGGAAACAGTCGGAGGATACGATAGACTGAGGCATCAGGATCAGCAAGCTATTCAAAAGCTAAAGGACCAATTGGCCAACTTGCAGGGGGCTGGATGTAAAGATAAAGAAACAGGAAGGTTTGAAAATGATCCAGAAGAAATTGCAGCTAAAATAAAGAAGCTCTATGCTCGTATGTCGGACCTGGCTAATCAGGACAAGTCGTCTGATATCAAAA GTAAATTAAATCTACGCGATGTTAACGAGGATCTAGAGTACaaagaaaagtttgaaaaactaGAGCAAGAGTTCGAagattttaaattgaaaacatcGGCCCAGCTTCGTCATGCGATACCTGATTCCTCACTGAATAAAGAACGGGACAAAATTACTGCTTCTGAATCAAATGAAAGTGGCAATTACAAACTGCAGTTGAATGCTGCTAAATTGCAGGTTAAAAATTTGGAAGAAAGATTGCGCAGATCGCATGCAGATATAattaacaaagaaaaagaatgcAAATCTCAATTAGAAAATCAGCAACag CTACTCAGAGAAGAACGATTGAAAAGTGAACGATCGCTATCTCTGAAAGAGAATGAATTCCGAGGAAAGATTTCAACTTTGGAACATCAGCTTCAACGTCAAAGGGAACGAACATTAGTATTAATTCAGGAAAAGGACCAAGAAATTCAAACCTTAAAGTCGTCATTTCACGCGTTACTGCCAAAGAAAGCTTCTTCTGGAGATCAGGAAGACCGCTCCAAATCTCCAACTCCGGACAATATTTCCGAGCCAGCAGTTGATCTCGTTACAGGCTTGCTGACAGCCGACAGTCCACCTATGCTCCATTACGCTCAAGAATTGGCGCGGCGAGAAGTCCAGGTTTCAGGATTACGAAAAAGCAATATGAAAATGGAAGCAGATATTAGAGAGAAACACAGAGAATATATAAAAGCTACTGAAAGACACAGGGAGGAATTGAAGAGACTAGAAAATGAAGTTACAAG ATTGAAAGCCTACAAATCCAGAGAAGGTGCAAATCTCGAGTACTTGAAGAATGTCGTACTCAATTACCTCCTGACTAATGATGCATCCAGTAAGCGGCATATGTTGAATGCTATTGCTACAATTCTTCACTTCACTCCGGAAGAGGTGGAGAAAATTCGTCACCTCAAACGACATTGA
- the LOC124309309 gene encoding D-aminoacyl-tRNA deacylase 1, producing MKAVIQRVTQASVSVNGEIISCIGRGLCVLIGLKKDDNAADMEYIIRKILNTKIFEDENEKRWSTNVVDKNYEILCVSQFTLYHQLKGNKLDFHRAMPAAESEPFYNNFLLELGKQYKPELIKDGKFGAMMQVLIENDGPVTLEIESPVRVSQ from the exons ATGAAAGCCGTAATTCAACGAGTTACACAAGCTAGTGTATCAG TTAATGGTGAAATCATCAGTTGCATCGGACGGGGACTCTGCGTTTTAATAGGACTAAAAAAAGACGACAATGCGGCAGATATGGAATACAT AATCCGCAAGATTCTTAACACTAAAATCTTCGAGgacgaaaatgagaaaagatgGTCTACAAACGTTGtggataaaaattatgaaattctaTGTGTCAGCCAGTTCACCTTGTACCATCAATTGAAGGGGAATAAACTGGATTTTCACAGAGCAATGCCAGCTGCGGAATCGGAACCATTCTACAACAATTTTCTCCTTGAACTTGGCAAACAGTACAAACCCGAGTTGATAAAAG ATGGGAAATTTGGTGCAATGATGCAAGTTCTAATCGAGAATGATGGACCAGTCACCCTGGAGATTGAATCACCTGTTAGAGTATCTCAGTGA
- the LOC124309306 gene encoding GRIP and coiled-coil domain-containing protein 1 isoform X1: MEKTSKKELWEIVDKQRQKLTKYENRLRDIVPAYESLIKEKEALEESLKAFILKTKADVDKNDKPSDLKTGTEPVPNSKKEASQPETVEQLKTQLSALMNSLATLSAEKSKMEANFQSDKKQLRTEREEYEKVIRELREKLKQAQKETRSEVEHVKYKLIMERHEREKEQADHSAMIKYIYLTCMKNAFDHCWELQRLLNDERCAKEQLENQVRDLKINVASKEQSKLLEAELEIARNKLKQAEAAAKETPPLLLSLQSEMASLKQQHRNAIQEEQKRASAAEQQARILAMTHESRVAGLEARLAELSETVGGYDRLRHQDQQAIQKLKDQLANLQGAGCKDKETGRFENDPEEIAAKIKKLYARMSDLANQDKSSDIKNLLGKLNLRDVNEDLEYKEKFEKLEQEFEDFKLKTSAQLRHAIPDSSLNKERDKITASESNESGNYKLQLNAAKLQVKNLEERLRRSHADIINKEKECKSQLENQQQLLREERLKSERSLSLKENEFRGKISTLEHQLQRQRERTLVLIQEKDQEIQTLKSSFHALLPKKASSGDQEDRSKSPTPDNISEPAVDLVTGLLTADSPPMLHYAQELARREVQVSGLRKSNMKMEADIREKHREYIKATERHREELKRLENEVTRLKAYKSREGANLEYLKNVVLNYLLTNDASSKRHMLNAIATILHFTPEEVEKIRHLKRH; this comes from the exons atggaaaaaactaGCAAGAAGGAGCTCTGGGAAATCGTAGACAAGCAGAGGCAAAAGCTAACCAAGTATGAAAACCGTTTGAGAG ATATCGTGCCGGCGTACGAAAGTCTaataaaggaaaaagaagCCCTAGAAGAAAGCCTCAAAGCTTTTATCCTTAAAACTAAGGCTGACgttgataaaaatgataaaccGTCGGATTTGAAAACTGGCACTGAACCG GTGCCCAATTCTAAAAAAGAAGCAAGCCAACCAGAGACTGTGGAGCAGTTAAAAACTCAGCTTAGTGCCCTGATGAATTCACTAGCAACTCTTTCGgcagaaaaatcaaaaatggagGCGAATTTTCAGTCTGATAAAAAACAGCTGCGTACGGAAAGAGAAGAA tATGAAAAAGTTATCAGAGagttgagagaaaaattaaaacaggCACAAAAAGAGACACGCTCCGAGGTTGAACATGTTAAGTATAAACTGATCATGGAACGGCATGAACGGGAAAAGGAGCAAGCTGATCATTCCGCAATGATTAAGTACATATACCTCACTTGTATGAAGAATGCTTTCGACCATTGTTG GGAACTGCAAAGACTGCTCAATGACGAAAGATGCGCCAAAGAACAGTTGGAAAACCAAGTTAGAGATCTAAAGATCAATGTCGCGAGTAAAGAGCAAAGTAAGTTGCTAGAGGCGGAGTTAGAAATTGCTaggaataaattgaaacaagCAGAGGCAGCTGCAAAAGAAACTCCTCCACTGCTGCTTTCTTTACAATCTGAAATGGCGAGTTTAAAACAACAACATCGCAATGCAATTCAAGAG GAACAAAAAAGAGCCTCTGCCGCAGAACAACAGGCAAGAATTCTAGCAATGACGCATGAATCCCGAGTTGCTGGGTTGGAGGCTCGATTAGCAGAATTATCGGAAACAGTCGGAGGATACGATAGACTGAGGCATCAGGATCAGCAAGCTATTCAAAAGCTAAAGGACCAATTGGCCAACTTGCAGGGGGCTGGATGTAAAGATAAAGAAACAGGAAGGTTTGAAAATGATCCAGAAGAAATTGCAGCTAAAATAAAGAAGCTCTATGCTCGTATGTCGGACCTGGCTAATCAGGACAAGTCGTCTGATATCAAAA ATCTTTTAGGTAAATTAAATCTACGCGATGTTAACGAGGATCTAGAGTACaaagaaaagtttgaaaaactaGAGCAAGAGTTCGAagattttaaattgaaaacatcGGCCCAGCTTCGTCATGCGATACCTGATTCCTCACTGAATAAAGAACGGGACAAAATTACTGCTTCTGAATCAAATGAAAGTGGCAATTACAAACTGCAGTTGAATGCTGCTAAATTGCAGGTTAAAAATTTGGAAGAAAGATTGCGCAGATCGCATGCAGATATAattaacaaagaaaaagaatgcAAATCTCAATTAGAAAATCAGCAACag CTACTCAGAGAAGAACGATTGAAAAGTGAACGATCGCTATCTCTGAAAGAGAATGAATTCCGAGGAAAGATTTCAACTTTGGAACATCAGCTTCAACGTCAAAGGGAACGAACATTAGTATTAATTCAGGAAAAGGACCAAGAAATTCAAACCTTAAAGTCGTCATTTCACGCGTTACTGCCAAAGAAAGCTTCTTCTGGAGATCAGGAAGACCGCTCCAAATCTCCAACTCCGGACAATATTTCCGAGCCAGCAGTTGATCTCGTTACAGGCTTGCTGACAGCCGACAGTCCACCTATGCTCCATTACGCTCAAGAATTGGCGCGGCGAGAAGTCCAGGTTTCAGGATTACGAAAAAGCAATATGAAAATGGAAGCAGATATTAGAGAGAAACACAGAGAATATATAAAAGCTACTGAAAGACACAGGGAGGAATTGAAGAGACTAGAAAATGAAGTTACAAG ATTGAAAGCCTACAAATCCAGAGAAGGTGCAAATCTCGAGTACTTGAAGAATGTCGTACTCAATTACCTCCTGACTAATGATGCATCCAGTAAGCGGCATATGTTGAATGCTATTGCTACAATTCTTCACTTCACTCCGGAAGAGGTGGAGAAAATTCGTCACCTCAAACGACATTGA
- the LOC124309306 gene encoding GRIP and coiled-coil domain-containing protein 1 isoform X3, translating into MEKTSKKELWEIVDKQRQKLTKYENRLRDIVPAYESLIKEKEALEESLKAFILKTKADVDKNDKPSDLKTGTEPVPNSKKEASQPETVEQLKTQLSALMNSLATLSAEKSKMEANFQSDKKQLRTEREEYEKVIRELREKLKQAQKETRSEVEHVKYKLIMERHEREKEQADHSAMIKELQRLLNDERCAKEQLENQVRDLKINVASKEQSKLLEAELEIARNKLKQAEAAAKETPPLLLSLQSEMASLKQQHRNAIQEEQKRASAAEQQARILAMTHESRVAGLEARLAELSETVGGYDRLRHQDQQAIQKLKDQLANLQGAGCKDKETGRFENDPEEIAAKIKKLYARMSDLANQDKSSDIKNLLGKLNLRDVNEDLEYKEKFEKLEQEFEDFKLKTSAQLRHAIPDSSLNKERDKITASESNESGNYKLQLNAAKLQVKNLEERLRRSHADIINKEKECKSQLENQQQLLREERLKSERSLSLKENEFRGKISTLEHQLQRQRERTLVLIQEKDQEIQTLKSSFHALLPKKASSGDQEDRSKSPTPDNISEPAVDLVTGLLTADSPPMLHYAQELARREVQVSGLRKSNMKMEADIREKHREYIKATERHREELKRLENEVTRLKAYKSREGANLEYLKNVVLNYLLTNDASSKRHMLNAIATILHFTPEEVEKIRHLKRH; encoded by the exons atggaaaaaactaGCAAGAAGGAGCTCTGGGAAATCGTAGACAAGCAGAGGCAAAAGCTAACCAAGTATGAAAACCGTTTGAGAG ATATCGTGCCGGCGTACGAAAGTCTaataaaggaaaaagaagCCCTAGAAGAAAGCCTCAAAGCTTTTATCCTTAAAACTAAGGCTGACgttgataaaaatgataaaccGTCGGATTTGAAAACTGGCACTGAACCG GTGCCCAATTCTAAAAAAGAAGCAAGCCAACCAGAGACTGTGGAGCAGTTAAAAACTCAGCTTAGTGCCCTGATGAATTCACTAGCAACTCTTTCGgcagaaaaatcaaaaatggagGCGAATTTTCAGTCTGATAAAAAACAGCTGCGTACGGAAAGAGAAGAA tATGAAAAAGTTATCAGAGagttgagagaaaaattaaaacaggCACAAAAAGAGACACGCTCCGAGGTTGAACATGTTAAGTATAAACTGATCATGGAACGGCATGAACGGGAAAAGGAGCAAGCTGATCATTCCGCAATGATTAA GGAACTGCAAAGACTGCTCAATGACGAAAGATGCGCCAAAGAACAGTTGGAAAACCAAGTTAGAGATCTAAAGATCAATGTCGCGAGTAAAGAGCAAAGTAAGTTGCTAGAGGCGGAGTTAGAAATTGCTaggaataaattgaaacaagCAGAGGCAGCTGCAAAAGAAACTCCTCCACTGCTGCTTTCTTTACAATCTGAAATGGCGAGTTTAAAACAACAACATCGCAATGCAATTCAAGAG GAACAAAAAAGAGCCTCTGCCGCAGAACAACAGGCAAGAATTCTAGCAATGACGCATGAATCCCGAGTTGCTGGGTTGGAGGCTCGATTAGCAGAATTATCGGAAACAGTCGGAGGATACGATAGACTGAGGCATCAGGATCAGCAAGCTATTCAAAAGCTAAAGGACCAATTGGCCAACTTGCAGGGGGCTGGATGTAAAGATAAAGAAACAGGAAGGTTTGAAAATGATCCAGAAGAAATTGCAGCTAAAATAAAGAAGCTCTATGCTCGTATGTCGGACCTGGCTAATCAGGACAAGTCGTCTGATATCAAAA ATCTTTTAGGTAAATTAAATCTACGCGATGTTAACGAGGATCTAGAGTACaaagaaaagtttgaaaaactaGAGCAAGAGTTCGAagattttaaattgaaaacatcGGCCCAGCTTCGTCATGCGATACCTGATTCCTCACTGAATAAAGAACGGGACAAAATTACTGCTTCTGAATCAAATGAAAGTGGCAATTACAAACTGCAGTTGAATGCTGCTAAATTGCAGGTTAAAAATTTGGAAGAAAGATTGCGCAGATCGCATGCAGATATAattaacaaagaaaaagaatgcAAATCTCAATTAGAAAATCAGCAACag CTACTCAGAGAAGAACGATTGAAAAGTGAACGATCGCTATCTCTGAAAGAGAATGAATTCCGAGGAAAGATTTCAACTTTGGAACATCAGCTTCAACGTCAAAGGGAACGAACATTAGTATTAATTCAGGAAAAGGACCAAGAAATTCAAACCTTAAAGTCGTCATTTCACGCGTTACTGCCAAAGAAAGCTTCTTCTGGAGATCAGGAAGACCGCTCCAAATCTCCAACTCCGGACAATATTTCCGAGCCAGCAGTTGATCTCGTTACAGGCTTGCTGACAGCCGACAGTCCACCTATGCTCCATTACGCTCAAGAATTGGCGCGGCGAGAAGTCCAGGTTTCAGGATTACGAAAAAGCAATATGAAAATGGAAGCAGATATTAGAGAGAAACACAGAGAATATATAAAAGCTACTGAAAGACACAGGGAGGAATTGAAGAGACTAGAAAATGAAGTTACAAG ATTGAAAGCCTACAAATCCAGAGAAGGTGCAAATCTCGAGTACTTGAAGAATGTCGTACTCAATTACCTCCTGACTAATGATGCATCCAGTAAGCGGCATATGTTGAATGCTATTGCTACAATTCTTCACTTCACTCCGGAAGAGGTGGAGAAAATTCGTCACCTCAAACGACATTGA